In Dolichospermum flos-aquae CCAP 1403/13F, the following proteins share a genomic window:
- a CDS encoding PIN domain-containing protein, with amino-acid sequence MIRVYLDTSIYNRPFDDQTQPKVFLETQAVILILQMVQAQLLELVNSSVLEYENSRNPFTINQQSMERYLQIATLRVFIDENIRARSKQLEKQGIKPIDALHIACAETSESDYFITCDKRLINRCQDLPLKVINPTDFILEIENDN; translated from the coding sequence ATGATCAGGGTTTATCTAGATACCAGTATTTATAATCGTCCATTTGACGACCAAACACAGCCAAAAGTCTTTCTAGAAACACAGGCGGTAATTCTAATTTTACAAATGGTTCAAGCTCAATTACTAGAATTAGTTAATTCTTCAGTTTTAGAATACGAAAATAGCCGTAATCCTTTTACTATTAATCAACAATCAATGGAGCGATATTTACAAATAGCCACATTAAGAGTATTTATAGATGAAAATATTAGAGCTAGATCCAAACAGTTAGAAAAACAAGGAATCAAGCCTATTGACGCACTTCATATAGCTTGTGCAGAAACATCTGAAAGTGATTATTTTATAACTTGTGACAAAAGATTAATCAACCGATGTCAAGATTTACCACTGAAAGTAATTAACCCAACAGATTTTATTTTGGAGATAGAAAATGACAATTAA
- a CDS encoding CHAP domain-containing protein: MDSTRILGLELAVKNPVNPANSSQLPVPFIDTVFQAINASEYILSGLSGNSQRDYIMGTAFGLYNQESANQILTAWARNNFTNTPHIKLVSGQNFNGAYAKDNNTIYLSGEFVAANSGNVGAVTGVLVEEVGHYLDSQINAKDADGDEGYIFSALVRGQSISPGELVSLKSEDDRAVISINGKYAYGRAIEKGLFQNNRGIGETVSLNAGSWDDQIGLSNVKCTPRINSFIIFDSETGGTTDSRGHVGFVEQVYADGSFLISESNWGNYLGFGLRHLSAGTKAKFIYL, from the coding sequence ATGGACTCTACAAGGATTTTAGGACTGGAATTAGCTGTAAAAAATCCTGTTAATCCTGCTAATTCTTCTCAGTTACCTGTTCCGTTTATTGATACAGTTTTTCAGGCAATTAATGCAAGTGAATATATCCTGAGTGGACTAAGCGGTAATTCTCAAAGAGATTACATTATGGGGACTGCTTTTGGTCTTTATAACCAGGAGTCAGCTAATCAAATATTGACAGCTTGGGCGCGAAATAATTTTACTAATACACCGCATATAAAATTAGTATCTGGTCAAAACTTCAATGGAGCGTATGCAAAGGACAATAATACTATTTATCTATCTGGGGAATTTGTAGCGGCTAATTCGGGTAATGTTGGGGCTGTTACAGGGGTTTTAGTAGAGGAGGTTGGGCATTATTTAGATAGTCAAATTAATGCCAAAGATGCTGATGGGGATGAGGGATATATTTTTTCGGCGTTGGTAAGGGGGCAAAGTATTAGTCCTGGAGAATTGGTATCATTGAAGAGTGAGGATGATAGAGCAGTAATTTCGATTAATGGAAAATATGCCTATGGAAGAGCCATAGAAAAAGGACTATTTCAGAATAATCGAGGAATTGGTGAAACCGTTTCTCTTAATGCAGGCTCTTGGGATGATCAAATTGGATTAAGTAATGTAAAATGTACTCCCAGAATCAATAGCTTTATTATTTTTGATAGTGAAACAGGAGGCACAACTGATTCGAGAGGTCATGTAGGATTTGTGGAACAAGTATATGCTGATGGTTCTTTCCTAATTTCAGAATCCAATTGGGGTAATTATTTAGGCTTTGGATTGCGTCATTTGTCAGCAGGAACTAAAGCTAAGTTTATTTATCTCTAA
- a CDS encoding circadian clock KaiB family protein, with amino-acid sequence MTKLNLDKLSKPQLFKGIALFTPGGDLIYCIDPSKQGRWHLHLCAALQEILDLPEPPHFLVPCYTATIDHWLNPRTQQVQIFAEAYPAVIRHQAVLNAIFETGDLVWQSAPWQDGLCDRLVLSTYRSTFPQLWQDHDLIVRLDLADSPSQYQQPVINTQPVLQKIPGPPGFVLRLFVAGHSATTEKILQNLHESLERSLGYPYTLKVIDVLTNPEQAEIDQVSATPTLVKVWPHPIRRMVGNLHNADKLLQMLAGQ; translated from the coding sequence ATGACTAAGTTGAATTTAGACAAATTATCTAAACCCCAGTTGTTTAAGGGTATTGCTTTGTTTACGCCTGGAGGGGATTTAATTTATTGTATTGACCCTAGTAAGCAAGGACGATGGCATTTACATTTATGTGCGGCTTTGCAGGAAATCCTCGACTTACCAGAGCCGCCACATTTTTTAGTTCCTTGTTATACTGCAACTATTGATCACTGGTTAAATCCTCGAACTCAACAAGTACAAATCTTTGCGGAGGCTTATCCAGCGGTGATTCGGCATCAGGCTGTGTTGAATGCGATTTTTGAGACGGGGGATTTGGTGTGGCAATCAGCACCTTGGCAAGATGGTTTGTGCGATCGCTTGGTATTATCAACTTATCGCTCTACATTTCCTCAACTTTGGCAAGATCATGATTTAATTGTGCGTTTGGATTTGGCTGATTCTCCCTCACAGTACCAGCAACCAGTCATTAATACACAACCAGTGCTACAAAAGATCCCAGGTCCCCCAGGCTTTGTTTTGCGCTTGTTTGTGGCTGGTCATAGTGCGACTACAGAAAAAATTTTACAAAACCTGCACGAATCATTAGAGCGATCGCTAGGATATCCTTATACTCTCAAAGTTATTGATGTTCTCACCAATCCAGAACAGGCAGAAATTGATCAAGTTTCTGCTACTCCTACTTTAGTTAAGGTTTGGCCTCATCCAATTCGGCGCATGGTTGGTAATTTACATAATGCGGACAAACTTCTACAAATGTTAGCGGGACAATAG
- a CDS encoding addiction module component, protein MSAKIKKSRHVWGVSKFEIDKQLRKSKDKYQLPAKLWDSTLYDVIDDIHLVQAACVEKVMKSLGQSFQSFPSKKGVLQLTLESREWLEHPKLCTLMRKFWYRGHTKVCNQIILRAFDTKLDSKGVVWLRFGGLTPCKTLKLPTTLPTEVKCQLRLIKRNCRWEIHYTTDIEKAEKKTQGKIIGCDRGYTEVYATSSNDGARFLGNNFGKIQTEETDYRTAKQVKRNKIRSVFNKSIAGGNSAKADRIKRNNLGKIKWNNRETSFKGRIKTIVFTATHDLMLNAIKVAFEDLTEAIKSKKPLKKRMKRNVSSWCKGIIADALKQVSTRVGCTVVSVNCAYTSQLDSRFATLTGSRNGDKFTGHDGVVMHSDTNAADNILARMSDVEITRYMKHSDVKVILLERTQKFRDSIVMEPEAITGKDKPQTLEPKSSPYE, encoded by the coding sequence TTGTCAGCGAAAATTAAAAAATCTCGGCACGTCTGGGGTGTTTCTAAATTCGAGATTGATAAACAATTACGTAAATCTAAGGATAAGTATCAATTACCTGCTAAGTTATGGGATTCAACCCTCTACGATGTAATTGATGATATCCACTTGGTTCAGGCTGCTTGTGTCGAAAAGGTGATGAAATCTTTGGGTCAATCGTTCCAATCATTCCCATCTAAAAAAGGGGTTTTACAACTTACATTAGAAAGTCGTGAATGGTTGGAACACCCCAAACTTTGCACATTGATGAGAAAGTTTTGGTATCGAGGTCACACAAAAGTTTGTAACCAAATTATTCTTAGGGCTTTTGATACTAAATTAGATAGCAAAGGCGTGGTGTGGTTGCGTTTTGGAGGGTTAACTCCATGTAAAACCCTCAAGCTACCAACGACTTTACCGACGGAAGTAAAATGTCAGTTAAGGCTAATCAAGCGTAATTGCAGATGGGAAATACATTACACGACTGACATTGAAAAAGCTGAAAAAAAGACTCAAGGTAAAATAATTGGATGTGACAGAGGCTACACAGAAGTGTATGCCACATCTTCTAACGATGGTGCTAGATTTTTAGGCAATAATTTCGGTAAAATCCAAACAGAAGAGACTGATTATAGAACAGCGAAACAAGTTAAACGCAACAAAATTAGGTCAGTTTTTAATAAATCTATCGCCGGGGGAAACAGTGCTAAAGCTGATAGGATTAAACGGAATAACCTTGGTAAAATCAAGTGGAATAATCGGGAAACATCCTTTAAAGGTAGGATTAAAACAATCGTTTTTACAGCCACCCATGACTTGATGTTAAATGCAATCAAGGTAGCTTTTGAAGATTTGACGGAAGCAATAAAAAGCAAAAAACCCCTGAAAAAACGCATGAAGAGAAATGTTTCTTCATGGTGCAAGGGGATAATTGCGGATGCTCTCAAACAAGTTTCAACCCGTGTAGGTTGCACGGTTGTTAGTGTGAATTGTGCATATACGTCACAACTTGACTCCAGATTTGCTACCTTAACGGGTAGTAGAAATGGTGACAAGTTTACCGGACATGATGGGGTCGTGATGCACTCAGATACTAACGCTGCTGACAACATTCTAGCAAGAATGAGTGATGTTGAAATCACTCGATACATGAAACATTCCGATGTAAAAGTAATCTTGCTAGAACGGACGCAGAAGTTTCGGGACTCCATAGTAATGGAACCTGAGGCGATAACGGGCAAGGATAAGCCCCAGACTCTAGAACCTAAAAGCTCTCCTTACGAGTAA
- a CDS encoding ABC transporter substrate-binding protein, whose protein sequence is MAKIRISLALSLATLASGFLLAACENPNPSSSTGNSTTSPTATTTTSDTKGLKIGSLLPTTGDLASIGQQMVGSVPLLVDTVNACGGVNGEKVSLVQVDDQTDPKAGAAGMTKLATLDKVGGVVGSFASSVSTAAVSVAVPNKVMLISPGSTSPVFTDKAKKGDFKGFWARTAPPDTYQALALAQLAKKKGFKRVSTVVINNDYGVGFEKAFVETFEKLGGTVINKDKPIRYDPKAQTFDTEATAAFAGKPDAVLGVLYAETGSLFLKAAYQQGVTKGVQILLTDGVKSPTFPDQVGKASDGKYILSGAIGTVPGSSGPGLENFNKLWKEKKGGSPGEYAPQTWDAAALLVLAAQAAKENTGVAIAGKIREVSAGKGTPVSDVCEGLKLLKAGKQINYQGASGDVDVDANGDVIGTYDVWTVGDDGKIKVIDKVSPK, encoded by the coding sequence ATGGCAAAAATTCGTATTTCCCTAGCCTTGAGTCTAGCTACCCTAGCCAGTGGTTTCTTGTTAGCCGCTTGTGAAAATCCTAATCCTTCATCATCTACCGGAAATAGTACCACCTCCCCAACAGCTACCACTACAACCAGTGATACTAAAGGACTGAAAATCGGGAGTTTATTACCAACAACTGGTGACTTGGCTTCTATTGGACAACAAATGGTTGGTTCAGTTCCCTTACTGGTAGACACAGTTAACGCTTGTGGGGGTGTGAATGGTGAAAAAGTCAGTTTAGTACAAGTAGACGACCAAACAGACCCTAAAGCCGGTGCTGCGGGAATGACCAAATTAGCGACTTTAGATAAAGTCGGTGGTGTAGTCGGTTCTTTTGCTAGTAGCGTTTCCACTGCGGCGGTTTCTGTGGCTGTACCCAATAAAGTCATGCTGATTTCTCCTGGTAGCACCAGTCCTGTATTTACCGACAAAGCTAAAAAAGGCGACTTTAAGGGCTTTTGGGCGCGGACTGCTCCCCCAGATACCTACCAAGCATTGGCTTTAGCCCAACTTGCTAAGAAAAAAGGTTTTAAACGAGTTTCCACAGTAGTTATTAACAATGACTATGGTGTAGGTTTTGAAAAAGCATTTGTGGAAACTTTTGAAAAATTAGGGGGAACAGTAATTAATAAAGATAAACCTATTCGCTATGATCCCAAAGCTCAAACTTTTGATACAGAAGCAACTGCGGCTTTTGCTGGCAAACCAGATGCGGTTTTAGGGGTGTTATATGCGGAAACTGGGAGTTTATTCCTCAAAGCTGCTTATCAGCAAGGTGTCACTAAAGGCGTACAAATTTTACTTACAGACGGCGTAAAATCCCCTACTTTCCCTGATCAAGTAGGCAAAGCTAGTGATGGTAAGTATATTTTATCCGGGGCAATTGGGACAGTTCCTGGTTCTAGTGGTCCAGGTTTGGAAAACTTTAATAAACTTTGGAAAGAGAAAAAAGGCGGTTCTCCTGGAGAATACGCACCTCAAACCTGGGACGCTGCGGCTTTGTTGGTATTAGCCGCTCAAGCTGCGAAGGAAAATACCGGGGTTGCTATTGCTGGTAAAATTCGGGAAGTCTCTGCTGGTAAGGGTACACCAGTTAGTGATGTTTGTGAAGGATTGAAGCTACTTAAAGCAGGAAAACAGATTAATTATCAAGGCGCAAGCGGTGATGTAGATGTTGACGCTAACGGTGATGTCATTGGTACTTATGATGTCTGGACTGTGGGCGATGATGGTAAAATCAAGGTGATTGATAAAGTTAGTCCTAAGTAA
- a CDS encoding type IV pilus twitching motility protein PilT, translating to MTESQTFRMPPPLPKVKIQHQSANLEMNAPAPPIITTPPPIFPNLNAPTNEPVQRTLAQLIQEAFDEGYSDVHLGVGEIPRFRNRGEILTTSYPETDKPTFMRWLREILTDSEIQRFQEHLEFDGATQYDFARVRINVFDSLRGYAMVLRLIPLKILSMEQLRLPPVFRDICHSHKGLVLVTGPTGSGKSTTMAAMVDYINREMAKHIITIEDPVEFVHQSRKSLVKQREVGMHTRKFDNALKAALREDPDLILVGEMRDKETVNTALKAAQTGHLVMGTLHTNSAVKTVERILNLYSGEEQEAMRIALAESLVAVIAQGLCRTTDGKRAAFHDILINTEAVKEWVKDGKYDEIAELMKQAGFDGMVTMNQSLLNLYQEGRITEETALEMSPTPNEMAQFLRGRV from the coding sequence ATGACAGAATCACAAACATTCAGAATGCCGCCACCCTTGCCAAAAGTAAAAATACAGCATCAGTCGGCAAATTTAGAAATGAACGCACCAGCACCGCCAATAATTACTACACCACCACCAATATTTCCTAATTTAAATGCGCCCACAAATGAACCTGTACAACGGACCTTGGCGCAGCTTATCCAGGAAGCATTTGATGAGGGTTACTCTGATGTTCACTTGGGAGTGGGTGAAATACCCCGCTTCCGCAACCGGGGAGAAATTCTCACTACAAGTTACCCCGAAACTGATAAACCGACTTTTATGCGTTGGTTGCGGGAGATTCTCACGGATTCTGAAATTCAAAGGTTTCAAGAACATTTAGAATTTGATGGTGCGACTCAGTACGATTTTGCCCGTGTGCGGATTAATGTGTTCGATTCCCTGCGCGGTTATGCCATGGTACTGCGGTTAATTCCTCTCAAAATTCTGTCTATGGAGCAATTGCGTTTACCACCAGTTTTTCGAGATATTTGTCATAGTCACAAAGGCTTGGTTTTAGTAACAGGTCCAACTGGTTCAGGTAAATCCACGACAATGGCAGCAATGGTTGATTATATTAATCGGGAGATGGCTAAACATATTATTACGATTGAGGACCCGGTAGAATTTGTCCACCAAAGTCGTAAGTCTTTAGTTAAACAGCGGGAAGTGGGAATGCACACCCGCAAATTTGATAATGCTTTAAAAGCAGCTTTGCGGGAAGATCCAGATTTAATTCTGGTGGGGGAAATGCGGGATAAGGAAACGGTGAATACGGCACTGAAGGCGGCACAAACGGGTCACTTGGTGATGGGAACTCTGCACACGAATAGTGCGGTCAAAACTGTTGAACGGATTCTCAATTTGTATTCAGGTGAAGAACAGGAAGCTATGCGGATAGCGCTTGCAGAATCTTTAGTAGCTGTAATTGCTCAAGGTTTATGCCGCACTACAGATGGTAAACGGGCGGCTTTCCACGATATTCTCATTAATACTGAGGCTGTTAAGGAATGGGTGAAGGATGGCAAGTATGATGAGATTGCGGAGTTAATGAAACAAGCCGGTTTTGATGGCATGGTGACAATGAATCAGTCATTGCTCAATCTTTACCAAGAAGGCCGGATTACTGAGGAAACGGCGTTAGAAATGTCGCCAACTCCTAACGAAATGGCGCAATTCCTCCGAGGTCGTGTTTAA
- a CDS encoding MBL fold metallo-hydrolase translates to MNLTWLDSNSWLIEIGEQRILIDPWLIGDLTFNNLDWLFKGSRTQDRSIPDNINLILLSQGLEDHAHPPTLKQLNKNIPVVASPNAAKVVKQLGYQQIISLNHGETFTLNHQIEIKAVPGSPIGPTLLENGYLLKDLANNSTLYYEPHGYHSPQLQEIAPIDVVITPIIDLSLPLLGPIIKGMNSALEVAKSVKPRFMLPTAAGGDILFAGLLVKFLQAKGTVEEFRTLLEKNNLTTQVIAPQSGEKVMV, encoded by the coding sequence ATGAACCTTACTTGGTTAGATAGTAATAGTTGGTTGATTGAAATTGGTGAACAGCGGATACTAATTGACCCCTGGTTAATTGGTGATTTAACCTTTAATAACTTAGATTGGTTATTTAAAGGTTCTCGGACTCAAGATCGGTCAATACCAGATAATATAAACTTAATTTTGCTTTCTCAAGGATTAGAAGATCACGCACACCCACCCACCTTAAAACAGCTTAACAAAAATATCCCCGTTGTCGCTTCCCCCAATGCGGCTAAAGTTGTCAAACAACTGGGTTATCAACAAATCATCAGTCTCAATCATGGTGAAACCTTCACCTTAAATCATCAAATAGAAATCAAAGCTGTTCCCGGTTCTCCCATTGGACCAACCTTATTAGAAAACGGCTATCTGCTTAAAGATTTAGCAAATAATTCCACACTGTATTATGAACCTCATGGTTATCATTCCCCCCAACTCCAAGAAATAGCACCCATTGACGTAGTCATTACACCAATCATTGATTTGAGTTTACCCCTACTCGGTCCGATTATCAAAGGCATGAATAGCGCCCTAGAAGTAGCAAAATCGGTAAAACCTCGATTTATGCTCCCTACCGCAGCCGGAGGGGATATTTTGTTTGCAGGACTACTGGTAAAATTCCTGCAAGCTAAGGGAACTGTAGAAGAATTTCGCACATTACTGGAAAAAAACAATTTAACAACCCAGGTAATTGCTCCTCAATCTGGTGAAAAAGTTATGGTTTGA
- a CDS encoding YqeG family HAD IIIA-type phosphatase, with protein sequence MTRNHLLEPNLILSGSVLTLTPGVIQQYGLKGLVLDVDETLVPMTTSSTFPALQAWVAEIRICTALWLVSNNLSEARIGGIARSLNLPYYLGAAKPSRRKIRAALQEMNLPAHQVGMVGDRLFTDVLAGNRLGMFTILVEPIIHPDFTALRSHPIRNIEVWISEILGASITIKN encoded by the coding sequence ATGACTCGCAACCATCTATTAGAGCCTAACTTGATTTTATCAGGTTCAGTATTAACGCTGACACCAGGTGTCATCCAACAATATGGGCTGAAAGGGCTAGTATTAGATGTGGATGAAACTTTAGTACCCATGACGACGAGTTCTACTTTCCCAGCATTGCAAGCATGGGTGGCAGAAATTCGGATTTGTACAGCACTATGGTTAGTTAGTAATAATTTAAGTGAAGCGCGAATTGGTGGTATTGCCCGTTCTCTAAATTTACCTTATTACTTGGGTGCGGCCAAACCCTCCCGGCGGAAAATTCGGGCGGCGTTGCAAGAAATGAATTTACCTGCACATCAAGTAGGTATGGTAGGCGATCGCTTGTTTACTGATGTTTTAGCCGGTAATCGCTTGGGAATGTTTACAATTTTAGTCGAACCAATCATCCATCCCGATTTTACAGCCCTCCGTTCCCATCCTATCCGCAATATTGAAGTTTGGATATCTGAGATATTAGGCGCATCTATTACAATTAAAAATTAA